A genomic region of Plasmodium malariae genome assembly, chromosome: 14 contains the following coding sequences:
- the PmUG01_14067000 gene encoding conserved Plasmodium protein, unknown function: MPCLNKSLSKSINALVLHLEFVKCKNLSDYKKKGKFYLIITYDHLIFYQKDFYEIQFKIFFNEILHIFHCDQSNYVHVTLKENSLTNDIGIKGINKNILIKQLCVGYSTYYMFHLNRNSYMPITKETYEERCNRTKQNSPLKKLDFSIQPFIGYRKIVFDDYFFFMHKSFQNFTTVSSESAFYVDYRGIEICIKIDDKKSMIELEQTADSNFYQLARNHLNFLINDMKLPLVIRRNFYYKKMNLSDDLAKWAGYEIYLKNETHTIVCIIFRRTYIPPLLDKRQDIYVTFRMSHQSQQEFDVTDKHLFDEVYVVANSITPNDVHNTYYANLIQVQVDALIYSPEIYEFFETSIKIKPSYFDYIKMFLKSMLIILKEGDVVISSDILNFLGEDTKVERNLEYLLNVILNQISGVNLLDTHKSERTKVNRLLHRLSEYLIFCLDAGFLSHKYNIADLINGAIAISRDNKMAMDNIISFFLHVREKDYVKGYESSCLELLQENDNLDIELGSLLDSNNYSVNDFFLFYLHQCGYINKYFCYKNDDNYKKIIAYILKYGINIKIKKKICKNLLVFSNDYKNKYYALMNSIISFLSNNSDHKNLCQLILSTLINITNENNKLKECLLKLNISMISNFLILSNDYDIINKIVLLYINLSKEEYMCEDIINNGLLINFVDILFNIYHIDIRLKKDICINILCILGQFFNYKKYYIFILNHYIGLVDVAIYIYQTTDSFYFDKIKLIFFFKQLVQYSYILKDQVCKHLCPLIIKEIYLFQNNDFIYSSLNLFDVLCDYKINCLYLHTMQILPLFHFIKSINIIDLYKKVIKLEDKVKKNLKIVT, encoded by the exons ATGCCGTGTCTGAACAAAAGCTTGAGCAAGAGTATTAACGCGCTAGTACTCCACTTGGAATttgtaaaatgtaaaaatttatctGATTACAAAAAGAAGGGGAAGTTCTACTTAATAATTACTTACgatcatttaattttttatcaaaagGACTTCTATGAAATACAGttcaaaatattctttaacGAAATCCTGCATATATTCCATTGCGATCAGTCaaattatgtacatgttACTCTGAAGGAAAATTCG CTAACTAACGACATAGGAATAAAAGGAatcaacaaaaatattttgattaaGCAGTTATGCGTTGGATATAGTACTTACTACATGTTTCACCTGAACAGG aattctTATATGCCTATTACAAAGGAAACATACGAGGAGAGATGTAACAGAACAAAGCAAAATTCGCCTCTAAAGAAGCTTGACTTTTCTATACAACCATTTATAGG GTACAGAAAGATCGTATTTGAcgactattttttttttatgcataagTCTTTCCAAA ATTTCACCACTGTTTCGAGCGAGAGTGCATTCTACGTTGATTATAGAG GCATCGAAATATGCATCAAAATAGATGACAAAAAAAGTATGATAGAGCTGGAGCAG ACAGCGGACAGCAATTTCTATCAGTTGGCTAGGAATCATCTTAACTTTTTAATC AACGATATGAAACTTCCCCTAGTCATCAGAAGAAACTTCTATTACaagaaaatgaatttatCAGACGATTTAGCCAAATGGGCAGGTTATGag ATATACCTGAAGAACGAAACGCACACCATTGTCTGTATAATATTTAGGAGAACAT atATCCCCCCCCTCCTCGATAAAAGGCAAGATATATACGTCACCTTTAGGATGTCCCACCAAAGTCAACAgg AGTTTGATGTAACGGATAAGCATCTGTTCGATGAAGTATATGTTGTTGCAAATTCGATCACCCCCAACGATGTCCATAATACCTA TTATGCCAATTTGATCCAAGTGCAAGTGGACGCATTAATATATAGCCCCGAGATTTACGAATTTTTTGAGACCtccataaaaataaaa CCGTCCTACTTTGACTACATAAAGATGTTTTTGAAGTCTATGTTAATAATTCTGAAAGAGGGGGATGTGGTCATCAGTTCAG ATATACTGAACTTCTTAGGAGAAGATACGAAGGTGGAAAGGAACCTCGAGTACCTGCTGAACGTTATCCTGAATCAAATTTCGG GTGTTAATCTGCTGGATACGCACAAGAGCGAAAGGACAAAAGTTAATAGACTTCTGCACCGTCTGTCTGAGTACTTGATATTCTGTTTGGATGCGGGATTCTTAT CGCACAAATACAACATTGCGGACCTAATAAACGGGGCTATTGCGATTAGCAGGGATAACAAGATG GCGATGGACAACATTATCAGCTTTTTCTTGCACGTACGAGAGAAGGATTACGTGAAGGGGTACGAGAGCAGTTGTCTAGAGTTACTACaagaaaatgataatttgGATATAGAGTTAGGGTCATTGCTTGATAGCAATAATTATAGTGTAAAtgattttttccttttttatttacatcaGTGTGGTTacataaacaaatatttctgttacaaaaatgatgataattataaaaaaataatagcatatattttaaaatatggaataaatataaaaataaaaaaaaaaatttgcaaaaatttattagtCTTTTCCAATGATTAcaagaataaatattatgctCTAATGAATTCAATCATTTCGTTTTTAAGTAATAACTCAGACCATAAAAATTTGTGTCAATTGATTTTGAGTaccttaataaatataacaaatgaaaataataaattaaaagagtgcttattaaaattaaatataagtatgataagtaattttttaatattatcaaatgattatgatataataaataaaatagtattgttatatataaacctGAGTAAAGAAGAATATATGTGCGAagacataataaataatggaTTGCTTATAAATTTTGTCGATATacttttcaatatatatcacatagatataagattaaaaaaggatatatgtataaatatattatgtattttggGCCAAttctttaattataaaaaatattacatattcatattaaatCATTATATTGGATTAGTTGATGTagctatttatatataccaaACAACAGACAGcttttattttgataaaattaaattaatttttttttttaaacagcTTGTtcaatattcttatatattaaaagatcAAGTATGTAAACATTTATGTCctttaataattaaagaaatttatttatttcaaaataatgattttatttattcctccttaaatttatttgatGTCTTATGTGACTACAAAATTAATTGCTTATATCTTCATACTATGCAAATATTACcattattccattttataaaatcGATCAATATTATTGATTTGTACAAAAAGGTAATTAAACTTGAGGATAAGGTTAAGAAGAACCTTAAAATTGTTACATGA
- the PmUG01_14067200 gene encoding nucleotidyltransferase, putative, producing the protein MEGLLRGRHFNVCLRTPCCIKSNFIQKQEKKKCLFHFLLKRIDSNTYYYNQFKRNDSTNKNVAVYEKSKIIKLNDKQYCLTIAKALTERIYEKKGIRSLILKQKKPNSCYICSRDFSSFEDSMSAKYKKTNKIHLTNDFLNQGNLKKEILDIHKKLTENCFINQKKEEIYFLLRSAIMPNLKGKIYFVGSCENNIWIRNSDIDCCIVVENCEDKNSYLYILKVIKSAINLIYPSLTVNIIKASVPIAKIYKGENNICDISINNTVAIVNTKFVSSICNIDERITIINRIIKYWAKQKNINNRSQGTFSSYALFLLTYFFFQNLAVPLLPLYKSIERVNAASFEINSEYFFLQDDVQMPFYTKTEEIKNNFQNFPINEEDVSKLLYGFFEFYSNDICKNGITLDIYNNQIIENKDMTANIYCPITKKIVNAYSINTWKKMFEKIHSAYNKLKEGHSLNVICNETKDNTPNRKIDLKDHLIRRKKFQNLFMP; encoded by the exons ATGGAAGGCCTTCTTAGAGGTAGGCACTTTAATGTATGTTTAAGAACACCATGTTGCATAAAAAGcaattttattcaaaaacaagagaaaaagaaatgctTATTCCATttcttattaaaaagaatagatAGTAAcacttattattataaccaATTCAAAAGAAATGATAGTACAAATAAAAACGTTGCTGTTTATGAAAAGAGcaagataataaaattaaatgataaacAGTATTGCCTCACTATAGCGAAAGCGCTCACTGAAAGAATTTATGAGAAAAAAGGCATTAGAAGTCTAATTCTTAAACAGAAAAAACCGAATAGTTGTTACATATGCAGTAGAGATTTTTCATCTTTTGAGGACTCTATGTCAgccaaatataaaaaaactaacAAAATTCACTTAACgaatgattttttaaatcaaggaaatttgaaaaaagaaattttagaTATTCATAAAAAGTTAACAGAAAATTGCTTTATTAatcaaaaaaaggaagaaatttattttttattaagaagTGCAATCATGCCAAATTTGAAGGGCAAAATTTATTTCGTTGGATCGTGTGAGAATAATATATG GATAAGAAACTCAGACATTGACTGTTGCATAGTTGTGGAAAATTGCGAAGacaaaaattcatatttgtacatattaaaagtaataaaaagtgcaattaatttaatataccCTTCTTTAacagttaatattattaaggCATCCGTTCCTATagctaaaatatataaaggagaaaataatatatgtgatATTAGTATAAACAACACAGTAGCAATAGTAAACACAAAATTTGTTTCATCAATTTGTAATATTGATGAACGAATAACCATTATtaatagaataataaaatactgggcaaagcaaaaaaatataaacaacaG gtcCCAAGGTACATTCAGTTCGtatgctttatttttattaacctatttcttttttcaaaatttagcGGTGCCTTTATTACCTTTGTATAA ATCAATAGAAAGAGTAAACGCTGCGTCTTTTGAAATCAACAGTGAAT ACTTCTTCCTTCAAGATGATGTGCAAATGCCCTTTTACACCAAAACGGA GGAGATAAAGAacaattttcaaaatttccCAATTAACGAAGAAGATGTTTCAAAGTTGCTCTATGGGTTTTTTGAg TTTTATTCCAACGATATTTGTAAAAACGGAATAACCCTCGATATTTATAACAATCAAATAATTGAGAACAAAGATATGACTGCGAATATTTACTGCCCTATAacgaaaaaaattgtaaatgcTTATAGCATAAACACGTGGAAAAAAATGTTTGAAAAGATACATTCAGCATATAATAAACTAAAGGAA ggGCACAGCTTAAACGTGATATGCAACGAAACAAAGGATAACACACCCAACAGAAAAATAGATCTTAAAG ATCACTtgataagaagaaaaaaatttcaaaatttgTTTATGCCTTAA
- the PmUG01_14067300 gene encoding elongation factor G, putative — MDSMDLEREKGITIQSAATNCNWDVNNKKFTINIIDTPGHVDFTIEVERSLRVLDAGILVICGVSGVQSQTLTVNRQMDRYFIPRILFINKLDRDGANVERTLSTIEKKLNLNTVLLQMPIGIEQKFKGVYDLVHKKGYLFKGKNGVLIQEVKDDEELLKHDPSFSIHIRDLLRNRIFEKLADRDDEFADVYLNNDINDIRKEDVYDALRRCTIKNKITPICLGSAKNNVGIQILLNYVCNFLPSPREISNCGYIYEDANSERNGRNGINDSNDSNNGSFDYLEKMQGWSEEHTKEDKGNEFTTETFDGNFEKKKKQLSCDSTLPMVGFLFKIQEDSMHGQMSYFRLYQGKIKKKELITNMITNKKESIKKIMKMHSNTAQEINEAHAGDIVAINGLSGKTGTTYTNGIYSNFHLLNIYVPKPVISVAVEILKKGDVLKLTKALSKFTKEDPTFYVKTDEQTKEIIFEGIGELQLEIYKERLKREFNINVNLKNPKINFKETITKPYECSYTYKKQKGGAGLYAHVHAIFETVSDNYNDTTHCIFVNEVIGNDLPKNFILSIEKAFKEQIEKGYLNSSEIINMKMRLIGGKIHEVDSNDLAFKKATINLIKENYNNFCPVLLEPIMLVEIISNYEHQSNILTSITKRKGLVTNIINNINTVYIYADIPLKHMFNYINEIRAITQGQGTYTMEFARYEQVSKNDLDEILKLKNQK, encoded by the exons ATGGACTCGATGGATttagaaagagaaaaaggaaTTACAATACAATCAGCAGCAACGAATTGTAACTGGgatgtaaataataagaaatttacaattaatataattgaCACACCAGGTCATGTAGATTTCACTATTGAAGTAGAAAGGTCCCTAAGAGTATTGGATGCAGGTATTTTAGTTATTTGTGGTGTGTCAGGTGTGCAAAGTCAAACATTAACAGTAAATAGACAAATGGATAGGTATTTCATTCcaagaattttatttataaataaattggaTAGAGATGGAGCAAACGTTGAGAGAACATTAAGTacaattgaaaaaaaattaaatttgaaTACTGTTTTATTACAAATGCCCATTGGAATtgaacaaaaatttaaaggaGTATATGACTTAGTTCATAAAAAGggttatttatttaaaggaaaaaatgggGTATTAATTCAAGAGGTAAAGGATGATGAAGAGTTGTTAAAGCATGACCCATCGTTTTCTATACATATAAGAGATTTATTGAGAAATcgaatttttgaaaaattagcTGATAGGGATGACGAATTTGCAGATGTCTACTTGAACaatgatataaatgatattagAAAGGAGGACGTTTATGATGCTCTTCGTAGATgcacaataaaaaataaaataactccCATTTGTCTAGGTAGTGCGAAAAATAATGTGGGCattcaaattttattaaattatgtgTGCAACTTTTTACCTTCACCAAGGGAGATAAGTAACTGTGGTTACATATATGAGGACGCTAATAGTGAGAGGAACGGAAGGAATGGCATCAACGATAGCAATGATAGCAATAACGGCAGTTTTGATTACCTGGAAAAGATGCAAGGGTGGTCAGAAGAGCACACAAAAGAAGACAAAGGTAACGAATTTACGACCGAAACGTTTGATGGAAattttgagaaaaaaaaaaaa cagTTATCATGCGACAGCACTTTACCTATGGTaggttttttatttaaaatacaagAAGATTCTATGCATGGACAAATGAGTTACTTTCGTTTATATCAagggaaaattaaaaagaaagaacTGATAACTAATAtgataacaaataaaaaagagtcgataaaaaaaattatgaaaatgcATTCAAATACAGCACAAGAAATTAATGAAGCACACGCTGGTGATATTGTTGCTATAAATGGACTAAGTGGTAAAACAGGAACAACTTATACCAATGgaatatattcaaattttcacttgttaaatatttatgtacctAAACCTGTTATATCTGTTGCAGtcgaaattttaaaaaaaggagatgtattaaaattaacaaaagcATTGAGTAAATTCACGAAGGAAGACCCAacattttatgtaaaaacaGATGAACAAACAaaggaaataatttttgaagGTATTGGTGAATTACAATTAGAAATTTACAAAGAGAGATTAAAAAGagaatttaatattaatgtcaatttaaaaaatccaaaaattaattttaaagaaacgATCACAAAACCATATGAATGTTCATATACTTACAAAAAACAGAAAGGGGGTGCAGGATTATATGCACACGTACATGCGATTTTTGAAACAGTTTCagataattataatgataCTACACATTGTATATTTGTGAATGAAGTAATCGGTAATGATTtaccaaaaaattttatcctCTCAATTGAAAAAGCTTTTAAAGAACAAATTGAAAAGGGTTACCTGAACAGTTcagaaattattaatatgaaaatgagATTAATTGGAGGAAAAATTCATGAAGTTGATAGTAATGATTTAGCTTTTAAAAAAGCTACAATAAATTTAAtcaaagaaaattataataatttttgccCTGTACTCTTGGAGCCAATTATGCTCGTAGaaattatatcaaattatgaacatcagagtaatattttaacaagCATAACTAAAAGAAAAGGATTAGTAACGAACATTATTAACAACATTAATactgtttatatatatgcagatATTCCTTTAAAACACatgtttaattatataaatgaaattcgAGCAATAACACAAGGCCAAGGTACTTACACAATGGAATTTGCTAGATATGAACAAGTCAGTAAAAATGATTTGGATGAAATATTAAAGCTAAAGAAccaaaaataa
- the PmUG01_14066900 gene encoding conserved Plasmodium protein, unknown function — translation MLKLRKGFFHPYRSQLNYNSHIFVGINKNGILFFANTRAEIPPVIVDSENANDKKDIILKFKDESNLEGENRSVIIRDKYVVDDTFSSYITTRRKFLNFFSYDIKTYQDNMLYKKSNGCENAFLYSTKIKQLKYSDRISTNIYVHIFNSHYDGANSLGDAAPSFIGHNKFFFKKSLFDILFKKYSLVYFFTDTNHISEMGKYLNDFVLQNKKKCNIEHEIINTEGCFIKLKKNAHPIHLFYCYVPPYKFFLSTYFTKKIALSLRNAHFDNANNRNFFFLTNKLNAQDENALLLSHTNNCTSHSNSNSNAHYYSANNSLPSLLLFDEHCYVRYHIKGLYTNEASHYLFNVLLNI, via the coding sequence atgcTAAAACTCAGAAAGGGCTTTTTTCATCCATATCGTTCGCAGTTGAACTATAATTCTCACATATTTGTGggaataaacaaaaatggaatattattttttgcaaaTACAAGGGCGGAAATCCCACCAGTAATTGTTGATAGTGAAAATGCTAATGATAAGAAGGATATAATACTAAAATTTAAGGATGAATCAAATTTGGAAGGAGAAAACAGGAGTGTTATTATAAGGGATAAATATGTGGTCGATGATACGTTCTCTTCTTATATAACAACAAggagaaaatttttaaatttcttttcctatgatataaaaacatatcaAGACAATATGCTTTATAAAAAGAGTAATGGGTGTGAAAatgcttttttatattcaacaaaaattaaacagTTAAAATATAGTGATAGGATAAGTACTAATATctatgttcatatttttaattctcaTTATGATGGTGCTAATAGCTTAGGTGATGCTGCTCCATCCTTTATAGgtcataataaatttttttttaaaaaaagtctatttgatatattatttaaaaaatatagcttagtttatttttttacagaTACAAATCATATCAGTGAAATGGGAAAATATTTGAACGATTTTGttttgcaaaataaaaaaaagtgtaacaTAGAAcatgaaataattaatacagaaggatgttttataaaattaaaaaaaaatgcacatcccattcatttattttattgttatgtGCCACCTTATAAATTCTTCTTGTCAACCTATTTCACTAAAAAAATTGCACTAAGTTTAAGAAATGCCCATTTCGATAATGCTAATAACaggaatttcttttttttaacgaACAAACTAAATGCGCAGGATGAAAATGCTTTATTGTTATCACACACTAATAATTGTACTTCTcatagtaacagtaatagtaacgCGCACTATTACAGTGCGAATAACTCGTTACCATCACTCCTGTTGTTCGATGAACACTGCTACGTTAGGTACCATATCAAGGGGTTATATACAAACGAGGCATCCCACTATCTTTTCAACGTCCTCTTAAATATATAG
- the PmUG01_14067400 gene encoding conserved Plasmodium protein, unknown function — protein MKDSEFVGGRLKLREVKIKKSKKSKKNNRKEKYRSEEKENVVRYNEERYDDKKQRNVHTTNEHDYANDYAYDDTNEDIYDGFNKGVKKGETKENTESANVEEKLNEILQLNLTESEKAYQLVLKKREKQRIENILKVSYRERLQKFNDNLASLSEHFDIPKVGPG, from the coding sequence ATGAAAGACAGCGAATTTGTTGGAGGCAGGTTAAAATTAAGAGAGGTAAAAATTAAGAAGAGcaagaaaagtaaaaagaataataggaaagaaaaatataggaGTGAAGAGAAGGAAAATGTTGTGCGCTATAATGAAGAGAGATATGATGATAAGAAGCAAAGAAATGTTCACACAACTAATGAACATGATTACGCAAATGACTATGCATATGATGATACAAATGAGGATATATATGATGGTTTTAACAAAGGAGTAAAAAAAGGGGAGACGAAAGAAAATACTGAGTCAGCGAATGTAGAAGAAAAACTGAATGAAATACTACAACTAAATTTAACGGAATCGGAAAAAGCATACCAGTTAGttctaaaaaaaagagaaaaacaaagaatagaaaatattttaaaagtaagCTATCGAGAACGCTTACAAAAGTTTAACGATAACTTAGCATCCCTAAGTGAACATTTTGATATACCCAAAGTTGGACCAGGgtaa
- the PmUG01_14067100 gene encoding conserved Plasmodium protein, unknown function yields MIKFFCSNFFKKHSVFFFTNFKTLKTLKTLKTSKTLKTSKTLKTSKTLKTSKTWKTSKSNDLKKEIVQKNCNAEEKDEEKISALKYFSKVEIFYLFFVPLTFVSVYIYLMWNLFKYICDFRDVRHFLKIARWLNGNEVYPFEYLQNREEKTNNEPVIVAVKKFE; encoded by the exons atgattaaatttttttgttcaaatttttttaaaaaacacagtgtctttttttttacgaacTTTAAAACACTCAAAACGTTGAAAACGTTGAAAACATCGAAAACGTTGAAAACATCGAAAACGTTGAAAACATCGAAAACGTTGAAAACATCGAAAACATGGAAAACATCAAAAAgtaatgatttaaaaaaagaaattgtccaaaaaaattgtaatgcAGAAGAAAAAGATGAAGAGAAAATAAGTGCATTAAAGTACTTTTCTAAGGtggaaattttttatttattttttgtccCTTTGACATTTGTatctgtttatatttatctcaTGTGGAATTTgttcaaatatatttgcgATTTCAGAGAT GTAAGgcactttttaaaaatcgCCCGTTGGTTAAACGGGAATGAAGTTTACCCATTTGAGTATCTGCAGAATAGGGAAGAGAAAACGAAT AACGAACCTGTCATTGTTGCCGTGAAGAAATTCGAGTGA